A window from Salvia miltiorrhiza cultivar Shanhuang (shh) chromosome 2, IMPLAD_Smil_shh, whole genome shotgun sequence encodes these proteins:
- the LOC131009571 gene encoding LOW QUALITY PROTEIN: BTB/POZ domain-containing protein At2g04740 (The sequence of the model RefSeq protein was modified relative to this genomic sequence to represent the inferred CDS: inserted 1 base in 1 codon) produces MSGGGIWSELDDIELEAADFHSSLPLKKVPYGDIFEASRAGDVDRLRSLLESGVNVNARDQWDSVALYYACLAGHLDAARMLLESGAICSEHTFDGDRCHYAALNLKVRKLLKSFEARPPPLQPLQAALRDTFLSCEANTAYLQHQFQFNFTSLLSVGHSSQGESSSCYCPPDFVFYVQGRPLEAHRLILAARSPFFKKKFETDWKHRKEVRFSREKLSYPSLFSLVHFFYSDRLEVAVDDMEDLVRICKVCKCQSLQSLLEKEILHQKHANYKAPREIQDSQKRFILLGISLPEEDRLPAALHRILQVSLANSSRAQDSHNSIDGSMLTRDLEEDLADVCVRVEDKIFRCHRVVLASRSEYFKTRLSRIKDFIENSDPLPHQALPCLEEHDLNAETFQKMIEYMYTDGLTEINPDQAEEMFDAASRYLLFPLKRPVADALLPQLEMVSPAELCHWLLLADMYGVLKIREYCLDAIAFNFETFAETREFRAMLLTLPCPSGDSSLRTTAPSAPGTEANALGGNLLDDLREKWLEAEGAELDKRDESALLFDKRLEMLMLVAEQEKSVKSEDIVQCXVFSSSSIVMKSKELEG; encoded by the exons ATGTCGGGCGGCGGCATTTGGTCGGAGCTAGACGATATAGAGCTGGAGGCGGCGGACTTCCACTCCTCACTGCCGCTGAAGAAGGTCCCTTACGGAGACATTTTCGAGGCCTCCCGCGCCGGCGACGTCGACCGCCTCCGCTCTCTGTTGGAGTCCGGCGTCAACGTCAACGCCCGCGACCAATGGGACTCCGTCGCCCTCTACTACGCCTGCCTGGCCGGCCATCTCGACGCTGCCCGGATGCTCCTGGAGAGCGGCGCCATCTGCTCCGAGCATACCTTCGACGGCGATCGCTGCCACTACGCCGCCCTCAATCTCAAGGTGCGCAAGTTGCTCAAGTCCTTTGAGGCCCGCCCGCCGCCTCTCCAACCTCTACAGGCCGCGCTCAGAGACACTTTCTTGTCCTGCGAAGCCAACACCGCCTACCTCCAACAccaatttcaattcaatttcacTTCTCTTCTCTCAG TAGGTCATTCATCACAAGGAGAGTCCAGTTCCTGCTACTGCCCCCCCGATTTTGTATTCTATGTGCAAGGAAGACCCCTTGAAGCTCACAGACTCATCTTGGCTGCCCGATCGCCATTCTTCAAGAAAAAGTTTGAGACTGACTGGAAACACAGAAAGGAAGTGCGATTTTCACGGGAGAAGCTTTCTTATCCGTCTCTTTTTAGCCTTGTCCACTTCTTCTATTCCGATAGGCTAGAGGTTGCTGTTGATGACATGGAAGATCTTGTTAGGATTTGCAAAGTTTGCAAGTGCCAGTCTCTACAAAGTCTTCTTGAGAAAGAAATACTTCATCAAAAACATGCTAACTACAAAGCTCCTAGAGAAATACAAGACTCTCAGAAGAGGTTCATCTTGCTGGGCATTTCCCTTCCAGAAGAAGATCGTCTCCCTGCTGCATTACATCGAATCCTCCAAGTCTCTCTTGCCAATTCCTCCAGAGCACAAGACTCACACAATAGTATTGATGGTTCTATGCTGACAAGAGATTTAGAAGAGGACCTTGCAGATGTTTGTGTGAGGGTTGAGGATAAGATATTCCGATGCCATCGAGTTGTCTTAGCTTCAAGATCAGAATACTTCAAGACCAGATTATCCCGAATAAAAGATTTCATTGAAAACAGTGACCCTTTACCTCATCAGGCCCTTCCTTGTCTTGAAGAACATGACCTAAATGCAGAGACTTTCCAGAAAATGATTGAGTATAT GTATACTGATGGTCTCACAGAGATAAACCCTGATCAG GCCGAGGAAATGTTTGATGCTGCTTCAAGATATTTGTTATTTCCTCTTAAACGGCCAGTCGCAGATGCTCTTCTACCTCAGTTGGAGATGGTTTCCCCTGCAGAATTATGTCATTGGTTGCTACTAGCTGACAT GTATGGTGTCTTAAAGATACGTGAATACTGCTTAGATGCTATAGCGTTCAACTTTGAGACTTTTGCTGAAACTCGTGAGTTTCGGGCAATGCTTTTGACTCTGCCGTGTCCATCTGGAGATTCTTCACTTCGGACAACAGCTCCAAGTGCTCCAGGAACTGAGGCAAATGCACTAGGAGGAAATCTCCTTGATGATTTGCGAGAGAAATGGCTTGAGGCTGAAGGTGCTGAGCTCGACAAGAGAGATGAAAGTGCACTACTCTTTGACAAGCGCCTTGAGATGCTCATGCTTGTGGCAGAGCAGGAGAAATCAGTCAAATCTGAAGATATTGTGCAAT CCGTATTCTCATCCTCCTCTATTGTCATGAAGTCCAAGGAGCTGGAAGGATAG